DNA from Malus sylvestris chromosome 11, drMalSylv7.2, whole genome shotgun sequence:
AGAACTTGAACTTTGGAGGGGGTGAAGATCTCAGCCTGTTCATATCAGCTTCTGTGGAGGATTCAAAGAGGGGGTTGAATCCATGGTGTTTGTAGGCCTCCAAATTGCTCAAAGGTGAAGACTTTACTGATGGGGAAGGCATAGGGGAGAGAAAAGGTGTGTCCACTGCCAAAATCATATCACTCAAACTTCTAGTCCTTGACCCTTTTCTGCTACTTCTAGATTTCCCATCTTCTGATTCCAAATCctccttttcttcctccttgattgTGAACAAAAACCTTGGTGGGCCAGCCAGATTGTGCAGCCTCATCAGCTCTGAGATTTCCACATTTTCTTCCCCATTGAGCTTCAACAGCAAATCCTTGCTAGAACCCATTTCCAAATCTGGCTCGCTACTTCCATTGACATTCACATCTggctctctcaaattctcatgGGAATTTGAATTTCCATTGCTGCGGGTGTGAAAAGAATTGGGTTT
Protein-coding regions in this window:
- the LOC126591523 gene encoding uncharacterized protein LOC126591523 produces the protein MTSFRGLGIGLGIVFGCLLLGLVAELYYLLWGKKRITNREIEEEEDDGYIISHAKEIFHFNCFKKPNSFHTRSNGNSNSHENLREPDVNVNGSSEPDLEMGSSKDLLLKLNGEENVEISELMRLHNLAGPPRFLFTIKEEEKEDLESEDGKSRSSRKGSRTRSLSDMILAVDTPFLSPMPSPSVKSSPLSNLEAYKHHGFNPLFESSTEADMNRLRSSPPPKFKFLRDAEEKLLRRLMEEAEKRAAKNGGSAASAAQDCGVKASTNSTMAAEERDGSFIRLIVGKNKENHQNPPSSSKVLPLASSPTMSKPT